In one window of Paraflavitalea soli DNA:
- a CDS encoding universal stress protein, producing the protein MSTIIVATDLSQIARNAALYAADMAAAVHAELFLLHVYVPPVNMGDIMVPLMYDTWKKEAELEMVALKRMVMRQSMRPIHVRWEVRVGIYLTELKGACARLNPYSVVIGATGTTGAERVLFGSHAIITMKQLSWPVICVPPEAHFNIIRRIGLACDFEQVVRTVPFQEIEHLIKDFNAELHVLHIGREESINRAALSGAGSLLDHLKTVKPQFHFIQQEDIDEGILDFVQQHALDLLIILPKRHRFLEALLHRSHTRQFVLHNHVPLMAMHVPQNRNGW; encoded by the coding sequence ATGAGTACAATTATTGTAGCTACCGATCTGTCGCAGATAGCGAGGAATGCCGCCCTGTATGCGGCCGACATGGCGGCAGCCGTTCATGCCGAATTGTTTCTCCTGCACGTATATGTTCCGCCCGTAAATATGGGCGACATCATGGTGCCCCTGATGTATGACACCTGGAAAAAAGAGGCCGAACTGGAAATGGTGGCCTTGAAACGGATGGTTATGCGGCAATCGATGCGCCCCATCCATGTAAGATGGGAAGTGAGGGTAGGTATCTACCTTACCGAATTGAAAGGCGCCTGTGCCCGGTTGAATCCTTATTCTGTGGTGATTGGTGCAACGGGTACTACCGGGGCAGAAAGAGTGCTTTTTGGCAGCCATGCCATCATTACCATGAAGCAGCTGTCCTGGCCGGTGATCTGTGTACCCCCGGAGGCACACTTTAATATTATCCGCAGGATTGGCCTGGCCTGCGATTTTGAACAGGTAGTCAGAACAGTGCCTTTTCAGGAGATAGAACACCTCATCAAAGATTTTAATGCCGAACTCCACGTGCTGCATATTGGCAGGGAAGAATCAATCAACAGGGCTGCCTTATCGGGCGCCGGTTCCCTGCTCGACCACCTGAAAACAGTGAAACCACAATTCCATTTTATTCAACAGGAAGATATAGATGAAGGCATTCTTGATTTTGTACAACAGCATGCGCTGGACCTGCTCATTATACTGCCCAAAAGGCATCGTTTCCTGGAAGCCCTGCTGCACCGTAGCCATACCCGCCAGTTTGTATTGCACAACCATGTGCCGTTGATGGCAATGCATGTACCTCAAAATCGTAATGGATGGTAA